In one Thermococcus sp. 2319x1 genomic region, the following are encoded:
- the gatE gene encoding Glu-tRNA(Gln) amidotransferase subunit GatE produces the protein MDMEFDYKALGLKVGLEIHRQLDTKKLFSPVPSELHEEVDFTVERRLRPTMSELEEIDQAALEEFKKDRVFVYEGNYRYSDLVYLDEEPPHLPDEEALRVALQITYLLNAIPVDEVHFMRKIVIDGSNVSGFQRTAIVGMNGRVDTPWGSVGIPTICLEEDACRIIEQSDRKAVYRLDRLGIPLIEIATTPDIHHPEQAKVVAKFIGDALRATRKVKRGLGTIRQDLNVSIKGGARIEIKGVQELDMIPTIIEREVERQLNLLKIKEELEKRGAKEEELKEEFYDVSDIFANTGSKIVANSLKKGGKVLAIRLPKFRGLIGFEIQPGRRLGTEMADRAKKYVKGIFHIDELPNYGISQEEVNKVIERLNLGELDAFVLVAAEEEIAKKALREVLQRAREAIRGVPEETRRALPDGNTQYMRPLPGKARMYPETDIPPILISEELKKEILENLPEYPQARVERYVKEYGIDRSLAQTLIDEERDELFEELIGMGVKPSLAASVLVVVLKGLKKEVPVENITEKHIKDAFKLFLDNRIAKEAFEEIFKELALHPEKTALQVAEEKGLALLSEEEVERIVEEIVRENIDVVKAKGMGAMGMLMGRAMAKLRGKADGKLVNQLVRKKIQELSS, from the coding sequence ATAGACATGGAGTTTGATTATAAGGCACTTGGTCTCAAGGTTGGTCTTGAAATTCACAGACAGCTCGATACAAAAAAGCTGTTTTCCCCAGTACCGAGCGAACTTCATGAGGAGGTGGATTTTACAGTTGAGAGAAGGTTAAGGCCCACGATGAGCGAGCTTGAGGAGATCGACCAGGCTGCACTTGAGGAGTTCAAAAAGGATAGGGTTTTTGTCTACGAAGGGAACTACAGGTACAGTGACCTCGTTTATCTGGACGAAGAACCGCCCCATCTACCGGATGAAGAGGCATTAAGGGTTGCCCTCCAGATTACCTATCTCCTGAATGCCATTCCAGTCGATGAAGTTCATTTTATGAGGAAAATCGTCATAGACGGCTCCAACGTCTCTGGCTTTCAGAGAACTGCCATAGTTGGCATGAACGGCAGGGTGGACACTCCATGGGGGAGCGTCGGGATTCCAACGATCTGTCTTGAAGAAGACGCATGCAGGATTATAGAGCAAAGTGACAGGAAAGCAGTTTACAGGCTTGACCGTTTGGGGATTCCTCTAATTGAAATAGCAACTACTCCAGACATTCACCACCCGGAACAGGCAAAGGTCGTGGCAAAGTTCATAGGCGATGCTTTGAGGGCAACGCGCAAGGTAAAACGTGGTCTCGGAACAATAAGGCAAGATCTAAACGTTTCCATCAAAGGCGGGGCGAGAATTGAGATTAAGGGTGTTCAGGAGCTGGATATGATACCCACCATAATTGAGCGCGAGGTTGAGAGACAGCTCAACCTTCTAAAGATCAAAGAGGAGCTTGAGAAGAGGGGAGCAAAAGAGGAAGAACTTAAAGAGGAGTTTTATGACGTAAGCGACATCTTTGCTAACACAGGCTCGAAGATAGTTGCCAATTCCTTGAAAAAGGGAGGAAAAGTTTTGGCTATTAGGCTTCCAAAGTTTAGAGGTCTCATAGGCTTCGAAATTCAGCCCGGAAGAAGGCTTGGAACGGAAATGGCTGACAGGGCTAAGAAGTACGTAAAAGGTATATTCCACATCGATGAGCTGCCAAACTATGGCATAAGCCAGGAGGAGGTTAACAAGGTCATCGAGAGACTCAACCTTGGGGAACTTGATGCCTTTGTGTTAGTTGCGGCTGAGGAAGAGATCGCCAAGAAAGCCCTTAGAGAGGTTCTTCAGAGGGCAAGAGAGGCCATCAGAGGCGTTCCCGAGGAAACGAGAAGGGCTTTGCCGGATGGGAATACCCAATACATGCGCCCTCTCCCGGGAAAGGCTAGAATGTATCCAGAAACAGACATTCCGCCAATACTCATCAGTGAAGAGCTTAAGAAAGAGATCTTGGAGAACCTTCCAGAGTATCCACAGGCGAGAGTGGAGCGTTATGTCAAGGAATACGGCATAGATAGAAGCTTGGCACAGACGTTAATTGATGAGGAGAGAGATGAGCTCTTTGAAGAGCTTATAGGAATGGGTGTTAAACCTTCCCTGGCGGCTTCAGTCCTTGTGGTGGTTCTCAAAGGTCTTAAGAAGGAAGTGCCAGTTGAAAACATTACGGAAAAGCACATAAAAGATGCGTTCAAACTTTTCCTCGACAACAGAATAGCAAAGGAGGCATTTGAGGAGATATTCAAGGAGCTTGCACTCCATCCAGAGAAGACCGCTCTGCAGGTTGCAGAGGAAAAGGGGCTTGCTTTGTTAAGTGAGGAGGAAGTTGAAAGAATAGTCGAGGAAATAGTTCGGGAGAACATAGATGTAGTGAAGGCCAAGGGCATGGGTGCAATGGGAATGCTCATGGGAAGGGCAATGGCCAAGCTTAGAGGAAAGGCCGATGGAAAGCTGGTTAACCAGCTCGTGAGGAAAAAGATTCAAGAGCTCAGCTCTTAA
- a CDS encoding sodium-dependent transporter: MARETWGSRVGFVAAAVGSAVGLGNIWMFPMRTGLYGGAAFLLPYLVLLFAVGVVGLTVEWTLGRATKGGPIEAFAKTLPGGKYLGVLVNAIMVMIFAFYSLVLGWIVRYFIASLTGELKGVNPGAFFDALAFSKEAILWQFIVIAITVAIVAMGVQKGIERANKVMMPALFVLLVILTIRSVTLPNAYEGLRFYLLPDWSKVMSGKTWMIALSQMFFSLSVLGTTMVVYGSYLKEEDDIPLSAIATAFGDTAVAVTAGFLVFPAVFSFGLEPTAGPGLVFVTLPMVFQKMPGGMLFGALFFLLLIFAGLSSTVSMLEVYVDSAITKLNMSRRNASILLGLLTFLVGVPSAINPSYFEWLINVSTVYIGPLGALIAALALIKLGVEKAYEELKKGALIEVPELWKPWVKFLYPIVIAAIYVSQFLLG, translated from the coding sequence GTGGCAAGAGAAACTTGGGGAAGTAGAGTAGGGTTTGTTGCAGCTGCAGTAGGAAGTGCAGTAGGTCTGGGAAACATCTGGATGTTCCCAATGAGGACGGGTCTCTACGGTGGAGCGGCATTTTTGCTTCCGTACTTGGTGTTGCTTTTCGCAGTGGGAGTAGTTGGACTTACGGTGGAGTGGACTCTGGGGAGGGCAACTAAAGGAGGTCCCATAGAGGCATTTGCCAAAACACTGCCGGGAGGAAAATACCTTGGAGTACTTGTAAACGCGATAATGGTCATGATATTTGCCTTCTATTCCCTGGTGCTTGGCTGGATAGTCAGATACTTCATAGCCTCCCTTACCGGAGAGCTAAAGGGAGTTAATCCAGGGGCGTTTTTCGATGCTTTAGCCTTCAGTAAGGAGGCTATCTTATGGCAGTTTATCGTCATAGCAATAACGGTAGCCATAGTGGCTATGGGCGTTCAAAAGGGAATTGAAAGGGCTAATAAGGTCATGATGCCCGCTCTGTTTGTGCTACTGGTGATATTAACGATAAGGAGCGTTACATTGCCAAATGCGTATGAAGGTTTGAGGTTCTACCTTCTCCCAGACTGGAGCAAAGTGATGAGTGGAAAAACTTGGATGATAGCCCTGTCGCAGATGTTCTTTTCCCTAAGCGTCTTAGGAACTACAATGGTAGTCTATGGAAGTTATCTAAAAGAGGAAGACGACATTCCACTGTCGGCAATAGCAACGGCCTTTGGGGATACAGCGGTAGCAGTTACAGCTGGATTTCTAGTATTTCCCGCGGTTTTTTCGTTTGGTCTCGAGCCTACAGCCGGCCCAGGGTTAGTTTTCGTAACGTTGCCAATGGTATTTCAGAAAATGCCGGGAGGAATGCTCTTTGGTGCACTGTTCTTCCTCTTGCTAATATTCGCCGGGCTTTCTTCAACGGTCTCAATGCTCGAAGTTTATGTAGATTCAGCCATCACAAAGCTCAACATGAGCAGAAGGAACGCTTCAATCCTCTTGGGGCTCTTAACTTTCCTAGTGGGAGTACCTTCTGCAATTAATCCATCCTACTTTGAGTGGCTGATCAACGTCTCAACAGTTTATATAGGGCCACTGGGGGCTTTAATAGCGGCCCTAGCGCTGATAAAGCTTGGAGTGGAGAAAGCATATGAGGAACTTAAAAAAGGAGCCCTCATAGAAGTCCCAGAACTCTGGAAGCCCTGGGTAAAGTTCCTGTACCCAATAGTGATAGCGGCCATATATGTCTCACAATTCCTTCTGGGGTGA
- a CDS encoding RNA 2'-phosphotransferase translates to MMRGKDEFLRSRERIKISKLMSYILRHAPWEFDVEVDEEGFANIEEVVGAVKKSHPWVEKEHLLWIIENDPKGRFEIRGNKIRARYGHTFDVSLDHEEDVEVKVLYHGTPRRNLEKILKEGIKSMKRKFVHLTTSKEEAYETGRRYGRDVVVILVDAECLRRKGYKIYKAGKSVRIAKFVPPECIILYE, encoded by the coding sequence ATGATGAGGGGCAAAGACGAGTTCTTGAGGAGCAGAGAAAGGATTAAAATTAGCAAACTAATGAGCTACATCTTAAGGCACGCTCCCTGGGAATTTGACGTTGAGGTAGATGAAGAAGGTTTCGCCAATATTGAAGAGGTTGTCGGGGCTGTTAAAAAGTCCCATCCATGGGTAGAAAAAGAGCATCTCCTCTGGATAATCGAGAACGACCCAAAGGGCAGGTTTGAGATTAGAGGAAACAAAATAAGAGCCAGATATGGACACACTTTTGATGTTTCTTTGGATCATGAGGAAGATGTTGAAGTTAAGGTTCTCTATCATGGAACTCCCCGAAGAAACCTTGAAAAGATACTAAAAGAAGGCATAAAATCGATGAAAAGAAAGTTTGTTCATCTAACAACAAGCAAAGAAGAGGCCTACGAAACAGGGCGTAGGTATGGAAGGGATGTGGTGGTTATTTTAGTGGATGCTGAATGTCTGAGAAGGAAAGGATACAAAATCTACAAAGCCGGGAAGAGTGTTCGTATAGCTAAATTTGTTCCTCCTGAGTGCATAATCCTCTACGAATAA
- a CDS encoding NAD(P)/FAD-dependent oxidoreductase, with product MRIAVIGSGTAGSNFALFARKLDRKAEIIVIGKEKTMQYSPCALPFVLSGKIPKLENIVIFPNEFYEKQKIQMMLDTEAKEIDRERKVVITDKGEVPYDKLILATGSKAFVPPIKGVESEGVFTLKTMEDVKKIQAYLEKRKPRKAVVIGAGLIGLEGAVAFRELGLEVLVVELLEHLLPTMLDKDIASIVQSHLEEKGIEFKFGVAVSEIIGNPVRAVKIGEEEIEADLVLVATGVRANIDLARKAGLEVNRGIVVDEYLRTSDPDIYAIGDCAEVFDAVTGNRTLSQLGTTAVRMAKVAAENVFGKGVKFRPVFNTAITELFDLEIGTFGITQERAEKEGIDVVVGKFKGSTKPEYYPGGKPITVKLIFRKEDRRLIGAQIVGGERVWGRIMALSFAAQKGATVEDIAYGETAYAPPISPTIDPITVAAEMALRKFK from the coding sequence ATGAGAATAGCGGTCATCGGTTCCGGAACTGCGGGAAGTAATTTTGCCCTCTTTGCAAGGAAGCTCGATAGAAAAGCGGAAATCATCGTGATAGGAAAAGAAAAAACAATGCAGTATTCTCCATGTGCGTTGCCCTTTGTTTTAAGCGGGAAGATTCCAAAGCTGGAAAACATCGTAATATTTCCAAACGAATTCTACGAAAAGCAAAAGATTCAGATGATGCTGGACACTGAGGCAAAGGAAATAGACAGAGAAAGGAAGGTCGTGATTACAGACAAAGGTGAAGTCCCTTATGATAAGCTCATCCTTGCCACAGGCTCTAAAGCGTTTGTTCCCCCAATAAAGGGCGTGGAAAGCGAGGGGGTCTTCACCCTAAAGACAATGGAGGACGTAAAGAAAATCCAGGCATATCTGGAGAAAAGAAAACCAAGAAAAGCCGTTGTGATTGGAGCGGGCTTGATAGGATTAGAAGGGGCGGTGGCATTTAGGGAGCTCGGACTGGAAGTTCTTGTTGTCGAACTGCTCGAGCATTTGCTCCCAACAATGCTTGATAAGGACATCGCCTCAATAGTCCAGTCCCATCTTGAGGAAAAGGGAATAGAGTTTAAATTCGGCGTTGCAGTAAGTGAGATTATCGGAAACCCTGTGAGGGCTGTTAAAATAGGAGAAGAAGAGATTGAAGCAGATCTTGTTCTTGTGGCAACTGGTGTAAGGGCTAACATCGATCTTGCCCGTAAAGCCGGATTGGAAGTTAACAGGGGCATTGTTGTTGATGAATACCTTAGAACAAGCGATCCCGATATCTATGCCATTGGAGACTGTGCTGAGGTCTTCGATGCGGTTACAGGGAATAGAACGCTAAGCCAACTCGGCACTACGGCAGTAAGAATGGCAAAGGTAGCGGCGGAAAACGTTTTTGGAAAAGGCGTAAAATTCAGACCCGTTTTTAACACAGCCATAACCGAGCTCTTTGACTTAGAAATTGGGACGTTTGGGATAACTCAGGAGAGAGCAGAGAAAGAAGGAATTGATGTCGTTGTGGGCAAATTCAAGGGCTCAACAAAGCCAGAATATTACCCCGGAGGAAAGCCAATAACCGTAAAGCTGATCTTTAGAAAGGAAGACAGAAGACTAATAGGTGCCCAGATAGTCGGTGGAGAGAGGGTATGGGGCAGAATAATGGCCCTTAGCTTTGCCGCTCAGAAGGGGGCAACGGTGGAGGATATAGCCTATGGAGAAACCGCCTACGCTCCTCCAATAAGCCCCACGATAGATCCCATTACAGTCGCAGCTGAAATGGCATTGAGAAAGTTTAAATGA
- the pyrH gene encoding UMP kinase codes for MRIVFDIGGSVLVPDKPDVEFIEEIAYQLTKISEDHEVAVVVGGGKVAREYIHAARAFTPNETFIDYIGIHITRANAMLLIAALREKAYPFVVSDFRKAWEVMQLKKIPIMGGTHPGHTTDAVAALLAEYLQADLLVVITNVDGVYDSDPKKNPNAKKLERVSTEKLVEIAMQSESKAGGSGVVDALAAKFIQRGKIRTLIIGKDDARNLFDAIKGKHRGTLVEP; via the coding sequence ATGAGGATAGTATTCGACATTGGAGGCTCTGTTCTAGTTCCCGACAAACCTGATGTTGAATTTATAGAGGAGATTGCCTATCAGCTGACAAAAATCAGCGAAGATCACGAGGTAGCAGTCGTCGTCGGAGGAGGAAAGGTGGCGAGAGAATACATTCATGCCGCAAGGGCTTTTACTCCAAATGAAACATTCATAGACTATATCGGAATACACATAACAAGGGCCAACGCAATGCTCCTGATAGCGGCACTCAGAGAAAAAGCGTATCCATTTGTGGTGAGCGATTTTAGAAAAGCGTGGGAAGTAATGCAGCTCAAAAAGATACCTATAATGGGTGGGACTCATCCGGGGCACACAACAGACGCCGTTGCCGCTCTCTTAGCCGAGTATCTCCAAGCGGATTTGCTGGTGGTTATAACAAACGTTGATGGCGTTTACGATAGCGACCCTAAAAAGAACCCAAACGCAAAGAAGCTTGAGAGGGTTTCAACTGAAAAACTCGTAGAGATAGCTATGCAGAGCGAGAGCAAAGCGGGTGGAAGTGGTGTTGTTGACGCTTTAGCTGCCAAATTCATCCAGAGGGGCAAAATAAGAACCCTAATTATCGGTAAGGATGATGCAAGAAATCTTTTCGACGCAATAAAGGGCAAACACAGGGGCACTCTAGTTGAACCTTGA
- the malP gene encoding maltodextrin phosphorylase: METVVNRIKSKLPENLEGLLDLAYNYWWSWNRRATKLWEKIDPEHWWEYKNPVKLLLDTPEERLKELSKDDDFINLYELVIDQFRHYMNPESTWFSTNYPKWKEPVIYLCMEYGISRSLPIYSGGLGILAGDHIKTASDLGIPFIGIGLLYKHGYFKQEIDKDGKQIEVFPEYNPEEMPIKPLTTEKGEPLLIEVPIEDRTVYARAFEVNVGRVKLYLLDTDVPQNSPDDRTICDYLYNAEIDKRIKQEILLGIGGMRLLRMLGINPAVIHLNEGHPAFANFQRIAWYMEEGLNFLEALTVVRGTTIFTTHTPVPAGHDKFPIAEVEKRLAKFLEGLPKDEFLNLGKEGDQFNMTLLSIRTSSYVNAVSKLHSKVTKEMWRDLWNGVPLDEIPVEGITNGVHTKTWLHNEIKKLVDRYIGRIWRDYAELEGLWYGVERIPDEELWEAHLKAKREFIELIKRKIKERNERLGIEEPLPEIDENALIIGFARRFATYKRATLILTDLERLKKILNNPERPVYIIFGGKAHPRDEAGKEFLKRVYEVSQMPEFKNKIIVFENYDMGTARAMVAGVDVWLNNPRRPLEASGTSGMKAGLNGVLNLSVYDGWWVEGYNGKNGWVIGDESLEPETEEDDIRDAQSLYELLENEVIPTYYENRTRWIYMMKESIRSIAPRFSTHRMVKEYVEKFYSKALTNAVLLQRDSFKAAREIASWKAKIFNSWDKVEIERIITHDATGVEVIVNLDSLSPEDVKVEIYYGVKAEGYAIEKPYVIELKHPQSLGGNRWLYRYEGNALKNLGHPCWHYAVRVYPYHDKLPHKFLLGLVKWKGFFEP, translated from the coding sequence ATGGAGACCGTTGTTAATCGGATAAAATCAAAACTCCCAGAAAATTTGGAAGGTCTTTTGGATCTGGCCTATAACTACTGGTGGAGCTGGAATAGGAGAGCCACAAAACTCTGGGAAAAAATAGACCCCGAACACTGGTGGGAATATAAAAATCCAGTCAAGCTCCTCCTCGATACTCCAGAGGAGAGATTAAAGGAGCTTTCGAAAGATGATGATTTTATAAACTTGTACGAACTCGTTATTGACCAGTTCAGGCATTACATGAACCCAGAAAGCACGTGGTTCTCAACCAATTATCCAAAATGGAAGGAACCCGTAATATATCTCTGCATGGAGTACGGGATAAGCAGGAGCCTCCCAATTTATTCCGGTGGACTTGGAATACTCGCTGGAGACCACATAAAGACGGCAAGCGATTTGGGGATACCTTTCATAGGCATCGGTCTCCTCTACAAGCACGGATATTTCAAACAAGAAATCGACAAAGATGGGAAACAGATAGAGGTGTTTCCGGAGTACAACCCAGAGGAGATGCCGATTAAGCCCTTAACCACGGAGAAAGGAGAGCCACTCCTCATAGAAGTGCCAATAGAGGATAGAACAGTATACGCAAGAGCCTTTGAAGTCAATGTCGGTAGGGTAAAGCTGTATCTTCTCGATACCGATGTTCCTCAAAACTCTCCGGATGACAGGACCATATGTGACTACCTCTACAACGCTGAGATAGACAAGAGAATAAAGCAGGAAATCCTCTTGGGTATTGGAGGAATGAGGCTCTTAAGAATGCTGGGAATTAATCCAGCTGTTATCCACCTTAACGAGGGACATCCAGCGTTTGCAAACTTCCAGAGGATAGCATGGTATATGGAAGAGGGTCTAAACTTTTTGGAGGCTTTAACCGTTGTAAGGGGCACAACGATCTTTACAACTCACACCCCCGTGCCAGCTGGACATGACAAATTCCCAATAGCAGAAGTTGAGAAAAGACTTGCCAAGTTCCTCGAGGGTCTTCCAAAGGATGAATTTCTTAATTTAGGCAAAGAGGGAGATCAGTTTAACATGACCCTTCTCTCAATAAGGACCTCAAGCTATGTGAACGCCGTAAGCAAGCTCCATTCAAAGGTAACTAAAGAAATGTGGAGAGACCTCTGGAACGGTGTTCCTTTAGACGAGATTCCGGTAGAGGGCATCACAAACGGCGTCCACACAAAAACATGGCTTCATAACGAGATAAAGAAGCTCGTCGATAGGTATATCGGGAGAATCTGGAGAGATTATGCAGAGCTCGAGGGTCTCTGGTATGGAGTGGAGAGAATTCCTGATGAAGAACTCTGGGAAGCCCATTTAAAGGCAAAAAGGGAGTTCATAGAGCTCATCAAAAGAAAGATAAAAGAGAGAAACGAGCGCCTTGGGATTGAAGAGCCTCTCCCAGAAATAGATGAGAACGCCTTAATAATAGGTTTTGCAAGGCGTTTTGCAACCTATAAACGGGCGACGCTAATTCTAACCGATTTGGAGAGGCTGAAAAAGATACTCAACAACCCAGAAAGACCAGTGTATATAATATTTGGAGGAAAAGCACATCCAAGGGATGAAGCGGGCAAGGAGTTCCTCAAGAGGGTCTATGAAGTATCCCAGATGCCCGAATTTAAGAACAAAATCATAGTGTTTGAGAACTACGATATGGGAACCGCGAGAGCCATGGTGGCAGGAGTGGATGTGTGGCTCAACAATCCAAGAAGACCCCTAGAAGCAAGCGGAACAAGCGGAATGAAAGCAGGTTTAAATGGCGTTTTGAATTTGAGCGTCTATGATGGGTGGTGGGTCGAAGGTTACAACGGCAAAAACGGATGGGTCATAGGAGATGAAAGCCTTGAACCGGAAACAGAGGAAGATGACATTAGAGATGCTCAAAGCCTCTATGAGCTCCTTGAAAACGAAGTGATTCCCACATACTACGAAAACAGGACAAGATGGATTTACATGATGAAGGAGAGCATAAGGAGCATCGCACCAAGGTTCAGCACCCACAGAATGGTAAAAGAGTATGTAGAGAAGTTCTACTCAAAAGCTCTGACAAATGCTGTCCTTCTCCAGAGGGACAGCTTTAAAGCAGCGAGGGAAATTGCATCGTGGAAAGCGAAGATCTTCAACTCTTGGGATAAGGTAGAGATAGAGCGCATTATAACCCATGATGCCACTGGAGTTGAAGTTATAGTAAACCTCGACAGCCTAAGCCCAGAGGATGTAAAGGTTGAAATTTATTACGGAGTCAAAGCAGAAGGATACGCAATAGAAAAACCCTACGTCATAGAGCTTAAACACCCTCAAAGTCTCGGAGGCAACAGATGGCTCTATCGCTATGAAGGGAACGCACTCAAAAATCTCGGCCATCCCTGCTGGCATTATGCCGTTAGGGTCTATCCATACCACGACAAGCTTCCCCACAAGTTTTTACTTGGTCTTGTCAAGTGGAAGGGATTTTTTGAACCCTGA
- a CDS encoding energy-coupling factor ABC transporter ATP-binding protein, whose translation MIELVNIHFSYNNREVLKGISLKINDGEVFGILGPNGAGKSTLIMHLNGILKPKTGKVIVNGIEVNKNPKEVRKIVGIVFQDPNDQLFSPKVFDDVAFGPYNLGLRGKELEERVEKALRLVGMEGYKNRETKELSFGEKKRIAIATVLAMEPEILVFDEPFANLDFRGKKMLRELIEKFRGEKTIILSSHEAEYLTLCDRIALLDEGKVIKIGSPEEILGNADLLRGHNLDVPPLVDLFSSLGLETPKSIEEAKRKLKKVLI comes from the coding sequence TTGATAGAACTCGTGAACATCCATTTCTCGTATAACAACCGAGAAGTGCTGAAAGGCATTTCACTTAAAATAAACGACGGGGAGGTATTTGGAATTCTGGGTCCAAATGGGGCAGGAAAATCAACTCTGATAATGCACTTAAACGGCATATTGAAACCCAAAACGGGCAAAGTTATTGTAAACGGGATAGAAGTCAATAAAAATCCAAAAGAAGTTAGAAAAATAGTTGGGATAGTGTTTCAGGACCCAAACGACCAGCTATTTTCCCCCAAGGTATTTGACGATGTTGCTTTCGGCCCCTACAATCTTGGTTTGAGGGGAAAAGAATTAGAAGAAAGGGTTGAAAAAGCCCTAAGGCTTGTTGGTATGGAGGGATATAAAAACAGAGAAACAAAAGAACTTAGCTTTGGAGAGAAAAAGAGGATAGCAATAGCTACAGTACTTGCAATGGAACCGGAGATTTTAGTGTTTGATGAACCCTTTGCCAACCTTGATTTTCGGGGAAAGAAAATGTTGAGGGAGTTAATTGAGAAATTCAGAGGAGAAAAGACTATAATCTTATCCTCTCACGAAGCTGAGTATCTTACACTCTGCGACAGGATAGCCCTTTTAGATGAAGGCAAAGTTATAAAAATTGGAAGTCCAGAGGAGATTTTAGGAAACGCAGACCTTCTCAGAGGGCATAATTTAGATGTTCCTCCCCTAGTAGATTTATTCTCAAGTCTTGGACTGGAAACCCCCAAGAGCATAGAAGAAGCAAAAAGGAAGCTCAAAAAGGTTTTAATATGA
- a CDS encoding energy-coupling factor transporter transmembrane protein EcfT has protein sequence MYLIFIFIYALLIVTRTSLVELFYFLPVLMALILLLKPKRALFKHLGFLLGFEGLLFILALFTPGEPALKTPLGVVTYEGIQRFSLLLGKAFLSSSAVVVVSNSLGFPYILGEMESLGFPRILVLTLAFTYRYLELFEEEALRMRRALDSRAFNVGKIEYYRKLGTLIGEIFTRAYMRSVRIHWAMLSRGFGEFPKVNEERRLEPLILTLIALGVALL, from the coding sequence TTGTACCTCATTTTTATTTTTATTTACGCACTGCTGATCGTTACAAGAACAAGCTTAGTTGAGCTGTTTTATTTTCTCCCGGTGCTGATGGCTTTGATATTATTACTCAAACCAAAAAGGGCACTCTTTAAACACTTAGGATTCCTTCTGGGCTTTGAGGGGCTACTCTTTATTCTGGCGTTGTTTACACCGGGAGAGCCAGCATTAAAAACTCCCCTTGGGGTAGTAACCTATGAAGGCATTCAAAGGTTCTCTCTTCTACTTGGAAAGGCCTTTCTCTCGTCCTCTGCCGTTGTTGTAGTCTCAAATTCTTTGGGATTTCCATACATATTGGGTGAGATGGAAAGCCTTGGCTTTCCCAGAATACTGGTGCTAACTCTTGCATTCACCTATCGGTATCTTGAACTTTTTGAAGAAGAGGCCCTTAGGATGAGGAGGGCACTTGATTCCAGAGCATTTAACGTTGGGAAAATAGAATACTACAGAAAGTTAGGGACTCTTATAGGAGAGATATTTACCAGAGCATACATGAGAAGTGTGAGGATACACTGGGCAATGCTTTCCAGGGGTTTTGGAGAATTTCCCAAAGTTAATGAAGAAAGAAGACTTGAGCCCTTAATTCTGACCTTAATTGCATTGGGGGTGGCGTTGCTTTGA
- a CDS encoding PDGLE domain-containing protein encodes MRDIVKGLIIILILLAIALPFASENPDGLEATMEKVHLEESPVYNAPLDYGETWGQSLIMGAIGITLVFGIAYGLGKLIKGV; translated from the coding sequence ATGAGAGACATCGTAAAAGGATTGATCATAATCCTTATCCTGCTCGCAATTGCTTTGCCATTTGCATCCGAAAACCCGGATGGGCTTGAAGCAACAATGGAAAAAGTACATCTGGAAGAATCTCCAGTTTACAATGCCCCTCTCGACTATGGTGAAACGTGGGGACAAAGTCTTATAATGGGAGCAATTGGGATAACACTTGTCTTTGGAATAGCTTACGGACTTGGAAAACTGATAAAAGGTGTCTGA
- a CDS encoding energy-coupling factor ABC transporter permease, with product MHIPDGLLSLPVIVVTYAATIGILAYSLRKLKDFPEEKIPLLGLFAAGIFAAQMVNFPIIGGVSGHLLGAVLVAVLLGPYAAVLVMTAVLLIQTLLFGDGGITAIGANILNMGIVGAFVGYWIYSKLKNFNEAFGIAFASWSAVVLGAFLASVEIGISHSLPFGKVLALMVGYHAVIGIGEALITLFVVNALKSKLPEIGGVPA from the coding sequence GTGCACATACCCGATGGTCTGTTGAGTCTTCCCGTGATAGTGGTAACATATGCAGCGACAATTGGCATCCTCGCGTATTCCTTAAGGAAGCTAAAGGACTTCCCAGAAGAGAAAATCCCCCTCTTAGGATTATTTGCAGCCGGAATCTTCGCCGCACAGATGGTAAACTTCCCAATTATAGGAGGAGTAAGCGGACATTTACTTGGAGCCGTGCTTGTAGCGGTGCTCTTGGGCCCATATGCAGCAGTGCTTGTAATGACGGCAGTGCTATTGATCCAGACCCTTCTCTTCGGAGACGGTGGAATAACCGCCATAGGGGCAAACATACTAAACATGGGGATAGTTGGGGCTTTTGTTGGATACTGGATATACTCCAAGCTCAAGAACTTCAATGAGGCGTTTGGAATAGCCTTTGCCTCTTGGTCGGCGGTGGTTTTAGGGGCCTTCTTAGCTTCGGTGGAGATAGGAATAAGCCACAGTCTGCCTTTTGGGAAAGTATTAGCTCTGATGGTCGGTTACCATGCAGTGATAGGGATTGGAGAGGCGTTAATAACTCTCTTTGTGGTGAACGCTCTCAAGTCTAAACTCCCCGAGATAGGGGGTGTTCCAGCATGA